The Melanotaenia boesemani isolate fMelBoe1 chromosome 3, fMelBoe1.pri, whole genome shotgun sequence genome contains the following window.
GGAATACCGTGTTGTGAACTTATCTAAGACTCATCTCCTCTTAAAGTTCAATTATAATATTTGACATGGCTTTAGTATCCTAAAGACGCACTTTCTTCAGAGTCACAGTAGCAAGTGCGCAAAgaccacaaaggctcatgggatATGCACATTCAGCAGGAATTTCACCTTTTGTGATTGTTACCCTGTAAATTAAAGTTATGTGCTTTACTTCTGtgttatgtttacatgtttatcaCATTTATGAATGTTAATTTGAATGTTGGTATCAGAAGTCCTGTGGGCGGGGCATGAAAAATATTATGTATTTTACTTATTCTCTTTTCCAAGTAACTCCACGTTAtacaccattggaaagctaagattcttggGATTTGAACGATGTATACAATCCCCAGCTACAGtcataactgtagattcagtaaacacttatttctgacCAGTTGCAGATAcagtttatctttgaagccCTACTGTACTCCAGTAGATGTTATGGCATCAAAAGcggtcctgttacatcagcaaagGTCAAGTACAATTAGTCCAGCAAAAATGTTGGTCCACAGGTAAAATTCAGTTCAGGCAAAAAATGAAActatttaaacttatttaaagtTGGCACCATGAGTGAGGACAGTACAGGGAGTCACACCCACCACCACTACTTCCAATCTGTGTTTCACTGGAGTAGAAATTATGCTGAATATCAACTTAACGGATCTTGGATGAGTTTCATTCAGTTACTTTGTTACTAATTGGAGCAAATGAGTCAATTGGCTCAACCATTCTCTGTTTTGTTCAGTGCGGGTTCATTCCTGGAAGGAAACAGGGAAAAGAACTTTTAGTTTTCAGATGAACAGACATGTCTGTGAATGCAAGATGGCATTTACTGTGGAAATACagaaatttctgtttttgtattaaCAGAAGTGTCTGCTGAGTTAATGGCAAAATGTCCTGGTAAATTTAATCCAGGacattatttgatttaaaatggacatttttcttAGAGTGTGTGTTGGCTTGGTTGGTCCAGGCTGGTTAACAAGGAAGAGGCTATAGTAGAAGAGGTTTCGGTGTGTGTCTGACTTCCTTAGTCAGTTTCTGGAGAACATGACTTATTGCAGTTGTGTAGTCTCAATCAGATCAGAGGTCACTTTGATCCAACCATCAATTGTCCATTAAAGCTGCTATGAGGTCAGAACCTCTGCTGCTCTCTGAGTGCTCACTCGTCTGTCCAGCCATGTGTCTGTGGTTACagcctcttcttctctctttgcACTCTGTCTCTTTGTGAAATCACTAGCGATAGCCAACGCTCCTCCTTTCAGAAACCTGACAAAGTTCTCACCAACTAGAGGGCCCATAGCATACAGGCCAGGTCCTTCTGCACCAATCACCCTGTTCGTGAACGGGTCCACCTCAATCGGGTTCCTTCGGCACGAGATCGGCTCCTCTGGGTTTATGCCTAATGAACGACCATTGTCTTCAAGAAAGGAAAGATTAGGATGTGAGCCGATCAGAACCAGCACTTTGGAGACTTGGACTACTGTCTGCTCGCCGGAGTCTGACTCCAGGATGCATTTCCGGTCTGGTTTGAATGCAACTACCCTGTGACACGGGAAGCTCAGGTAACCAAGATAGGAGGTGGAGAAGGAGTTGTTGGAAGAGGATGGAGGTCGGGGGGATGAAGAGGAAGGGGTAGAGTGAGAATCAAGATTCCTGGCATGCTCCTGCAGTGGGGGGGTGTGTTGGTGCTGCTGTTGGGTCATCATCTGATGAACCTGGAAGCCACAGGATGGGAGACAGGGTCCATGTTAAGTATCGAAGGATTTATATATGAGGCTGGAATACTCTCTATTTTCAATTTCAATATTTTCAATATCTTTATTGTCAGTGTCCAAAAAACAACGAGACAGCAAGGCACTAAAGGCACTCTGCTAAAGCAAACATATAGCTATTAAATAGACATGTAATAATCTTAACTCTGTAAGTTAATATTTGACGATGTTCATCCATAACCAGTCTATCCTCACCTTGTGATATTCAGGGTAGAGCAGTTTGGGCAGCTGGTTGAAGATAAGGCCTGGGTCTGTGACTGAGCGTCTGAAGGCATGGTAAACAGGTGTGTTGAGATGATGGGCAGCAAGGACTGCGTCAGCCGCTGTAAGCCCCGCCCCCACCACCAGCACTGGGTCTGAGGTCTGGTCAAGCTCGCCACGAGAAATGGCTGCCTCCAGTTCCCAGAAAGAGTGACAAACAAAGGGCAGCGACTCTCCCTCCACACTAAGCCTGGCCGGGATGTCATGTGTGCCCGTCGCCAGCACCACATTGTGGGCCAGCAGTGAGAAAGGCACCTCCTCCGAAACTGATGAACCATCtagaagcagaaaataaaaaataggaaacaaaatatttagaACTTTCTATTCAAaaagtttataaataaataagttgtaaCATTAACCAGGAGTGTTTTCTTACCTCCCAGTACCTCACCCTCCCTCCGTTGCAGTCCTGTCACTCTCCAGCAGGGTGGTAAACCCTCCTGGTTGCCAGGCTGTCGGGTTACCGAGGTAACAGTGGTCCCACAAGCAAAGTTTTGCTCCAGGGACATCTTGGAAACGTAGTGTTGGTAGTAGGAGGCTATTTCTGCTGGTGTGGCACGGTCATTTCTTAAATTTCTACaacaaaaagaacatgaaaatacttttttaataaaaaaaaaaatacacaaagataTAAACAGTCTATATATAAACAATGATTACAGAAGAGAAGTGATCTTATAAGTCAATACACTTGTTGAAGAAGCATTTACAAAAAGTCTACAAGAGTTTAACAAAATGTACATTAGACAAGATAATAACATATCAGTTATTATGGCATCAAACGATCTGGTTATGTAATTAAAGTGGCATACAGGAGtcatttgtgaaaagaaaattgaGAGACAACAATTCCTAATACAGTCTTTGTTCTTCAGCTCTTAAATTACCATCTAAGTAGCCTACTGTAACTTAAGCCCACTTCTTGTCTATGAGCTCAAATACTATGCTAGAATTTTTTTGGTATGTTAGCTAATGCATAGATTGGCAAAACATAGAGTACTTCTAACTTGATATTTTCACTCCTAGTGGATAActcatcttaaaataaaaaatcaacacGCTTTTACTTCAGCGTTAACATATCCACCATCAACACATTTAGTACATTTAGCTAATTTAGCTCAATTTGTTGTAGCTCATTTAGCTGACTCAGGttataatgtttaaatttagtaatatatttgtgttttgttgtcacacatgtctttttaaaaaatattcaggtTACACCTTCAAATCTTTTCTGTTAATCAACTGTTTTACTGCaaattcagtgtgttttttttcagagaGGTGTTTAGCTAGTAATGTTAGCATTGAGGTTGTCTTCAAAGATTGAGTTTAGTTTAACAGCTAGTAGGCTAATTTTAGCTTAGCAGTTTACTGTTTATTAGTAACTCCTTTTGccctgggttaaaaaaaaaagaaaaaaagtcagctCAGTGTATCAGAGAGCTATTAACTTTATTATATTTGGATTAAAATTAGCTTATGGCCTTCATACTGAGTGTAACTAATTAGTCAAATGCTAATCAGGAATATTTCCATTGGCTGTTTTGAATCAAATAAACAATGCTGCATCATCAGTAGGTGGTGGTATAGGCTATGTTTAACAAGGTTATAATGAACAAAGTAGTGGTCACaaactgacaataaaaaaaaaaaaagatcaaactgAGCCATTATAGCAATATTCCAAGGAAAAATTGTGGGACGTTGTCTTTTTTCATATCAGCTAGTACTGGCCTTGTTTTATAAGTTGAAACTAATCATAAATTATATAAGTTCGTTTTTTACAACCTCATGCTTtttttgaaaaacatgtttttatctcagATAAATAACTCAATttcaaaataatgcaaaaaccTCAAGCAATTTTTGccatttcatgaaaaatctTACACCAAAATATTCCTGAAAACTTAATTTTCATATAATGTTAATGATACAcaaattataatattattatttgacTCCGCTGgtaaaataacattattaattatatatttttgcaCAATTTTAACAGTTCATTATCTCctaattttagttttagtcaatTGCCacataaaaactcaagaaaCAAAGGTCAGTGTAATGAAAGAATTATATTTTTTCAAGTTTGCaaaagatatttaattttttttagtctttaatGGTCAAAACATGATACTGTCAAATCTCAacttttgctttagtttttctAAGCCCTATTGCTTGATAAGCACACTCTATTATTCTTGTTGTGttattaacaaaatataatagtTTTATTATGATCAGACCTGCGTTTGTCTCTCATCCAGTCCTTAAGTTTGAGTCCAGGAAGCTCCATCCAGTTAGCTAGGCTCAGAGTCAGCATGGAGCCCTCCATAGCCTGGAAACACAACACAAGAAAATGTCGTCAGACTTACTGACTGACTAAAAGTTTTAGTTTGAAACTCTCCTATTCTTTTAAATGAGTTGCAACTGAGTTTTCCTTGTGTTATCTGAACATCAGAAGGGCAGATTGTACGAATAAGAAGCTTGCAAGGTGAAACAAAAAGTATCTATGCAAATCACCATAACACTAAAATCATTACAAAG
Protein-coding sequences here:
- the osgn1 gene encoding oxidative stress induced growth inhibitor 1, whose amino-acid sequence is MDLHDKEIVSREILPVVIIGNGPSGICLSYLLSGYTPYLSPEAWHPNPLLHSKLRENPHLSLLEQDLEYLCEGLEGRSSNPMAVLFDSLLLPDSDFGLDHTSPLEWRYEPERAVPHLVLGKGPPGGAWHAMEGSMLTLSLANWMELPGLKLKDWMRDKRRNLRNDRATPAEIASYYQHYVSKMSLEQNFACGTTVTSVTRQPGNQEGLPPCWRVTGLQRREGEVLGDGSSVSEEVPFSLLAHNVVLATGTHDIPARLSVEGESLPFVCHSFWELEAAISRGELDQTSDPVLVVGAGLTAADAVLAAHHLNTPVYHAFRRSVTDPGLIFNQLPKLLYPEYHKVHQMMTQQQHQHTPPLQEHARNLDSHSTPSSSSPRPPSSSNNSFSTSYLGYLSFPCHRVVAFKPDRKCILESDSGEQTVVQVSKVLVLIGSHPNLSFLEDNGRSLGINPEEPISCRRNPIEVDPFTNRVIGAEGPGLYAMGPLVGENFVRFLKGGALAIASDFTKRQSAKREEEAVTTDTWLDRRVSTQRAAEVLTS